A DNA window from Phragmites australis chromosome 11, lpPhrAust1.1, whole genome shotgun sequence contains the following coding sequences:
- the LOC133884874 gene encoding 3-ketoacyl-CoA synthase 4-like, protein MNGGAAPPAAAAAAATPPHRRLPDFLQSVNLKYVKLGYHYLITHLLTLMLLPLMAVILLEAGRTDPNDLRQLWLHLQYNLVSVLVLSAVLVFGSTVYVLTRPRPIYLVDFACYKPPAHLQVHFEEFMHHSKLCGFSDDALEFQRKILERSGLSEETYVPEAMHALPPQPTMANARAEAEAVMFGALDNLFKSTGIKPKDVGILVVNCSLFNPTPSLSAMIVNKYKLRGNIRSFNLGGMGCSAGVIAVDLARDMLQVHRNTYAVVVSTENITQNWYFGNRKAMLIPNCLFRVGGAAVLLSNRDADRRRAKYRLKHVVRTHKGADDKAFNCVYQEQDDEGKTGVSLSKDLMAIAGGALKTNITTLGPLVLPVSEQLLFFATLVAKKLFNAKIKPYIPDFKLAFEHFCIHAGGRAVIDELEKNLQLSPVHVEASRMALHRFGNTSSSSIWYELAYMEAKGRVRRGHRIWQIAFGSGFKCNSAVWQALRNVKPSPNSPWEDCIDRYPVELVDGFPIHKPQQ, encoded by the coding sequence ATGAACGGAGGCGCCGCTCCACCGGCGGCTGCAGCGGCGGCCGCGACGCCGCCCCACCGGCGCCTTCCGGACTTCCTCCAGAGCGTGAACCTCAAGTACGTGAAGCTGGGGTACCACTACCTCATCACCCATCTGCTCACGCTGATGCTGCTCCCGCTCATGGCCGTGATCCTCCTCGAGGCCGGGCGCACCGATCCCAACGACCTGCGCCAGCTCTGGCTCCACCTTCAGTACAACCTCGTCTCCGTGCTCGTCCTCTCCGCCGTCCTCGTCTTCGGCTCCACCGTCTACGTGCTCACCCGTCCCCGCCCCATCTACCTTGTTGACTTCGCCTGCTACAAGCCGCCCGCCCACCTCCAGGTCCACTTCGAGGAGTTCATGCACCACTCCAAGCTCTGCGGCTTCTCCGACGACGCGCTCGAGTTCCAGCGCAAAATCCTCGAGCGCTCCGGCCTCAGCGAGGAGACCTACGTCCCCGAGGCCATGCACGCCCTCCCGCCCCAGCCCACCATGGCCAACGCCCgcgccgaggccgaggccgttATGTTCGGCGCGCTCGACAACCTATTCAAGTCCACCGGCATAAAGCCCAAAGACGTCGGCATCCTCGTCGTCAACTGCAGCCTCTTCAACCCCACGCCGTCCCTGTCAGCCATGATCGTGAACAAGTACAAGCTCCGGGGGAACATCCGGAGTTTCAATCTCGGAGGGATGGGATGCAGCGCTGGGGTCATCGCCGTCGACCTCGCGCGCGACATGCTGCAGGTGCACCGCAACACCTACGCCGTGGTCGTCAGCACGGAGAACATCACCCAGAACTGGTACTTCGGGAACCGCAAGGCGATGCTGATCCCCAACTGCCTCTTCCGCGTCGGTGGCGCGGCGGTGCTGCTCTCCAATCGCGACGCCGACCGCCGCCGCGCCAAGTACCGCCTCAAGCACGTGGTGCGCACGCACAAGGGCGCGGACGACAAAGCGTTCAACTGCGTGTACCAGGAGCAGGACGACGAGGGCAAGACCGGCGTGTCGCTGTCCAAGGACCTCATGGCCATCGCCGGCGGCGCGCTCAAGACGAACATCACCACGCTGGGCCCGCTCGTCCTGCCCGTCAGCGAGCAGCTCCTCTTCTTCGCCACGCTCGTCGCCAAGAAGCTGTTCAACGCCAAGATCAAGCCTTACATCCCGGACTTCAAGCTCGCATTCGAGCACTTCTGCATCCACGCCGGCGGGCGCGCCGTGATCGACGAGCTCGAGAAGAACCTGCAGCTGAGCCCGGTGCACGTCGAGGCATCCCGGATGGCGCTCCACCGGTTCGGCAACACGTCGAGCAGCTCCATTTGGTACGAGCTCGCCTACATGGAGGCCAAGGGCCGCGTCCGCCGCGGCCACCGCATCTGGCAGATCGCGTTCGGCAGCGGGTTCAAGTGCAACAGCGCGGTCTGGCAGGCTCTGCGCAACGTCAAGCCGTCGCCCAACAGCCCATGGGAGGACTGCATTGACCGATACCCGGTGGAGCTCGTCGATGGCTTCCCCATACACAAGCCGCAGCAATAG
- the LOC133885557 gene encoding GATA transcription factor 15-like has translation MLQELAPCTCGLLYAGGCGGRCGRAAASAFSMLFPMAGGQCYNREEEEKGGSRYGGGPVDCTLSLGTPSTRRAEARAGLARDAASTRACSGRQDGGGVSCKESGRGLPARRCANCDTTSTPLWRNGPRGPKSLCNACGIRYKKEERRAAAAVAPAPQDSGVGAYACGGYARQQHPPQWGCYGPAAAKPASYTMYGDVVDEAADGPCLSWMLNVMPSSPAFAVRERPTLFQYY, from the exons ATGCTGCAGGAGTTGGCGCCGTGCACGTGCGGCCTGCTCTACGCCGGGGGCTGCGGCGGCCGGTGCGGACGCGCCGCCGCGTCAgctttctccatgctgttcccCATGGCGGGGGGACAGTGCTACaacagggaggaggaggagaagggcggGTCGAGGTACGGCGGCGGGCCGGTGGACTGCACGCTGTCGCTCGGCACGCCGTCCACGCGCCGGGCCGAGGCGAGGGCGGGGCTCGCGCGGGACGCGGCGTCCACGCGCGCGTGCAGCGGCAGGCAGGACGGCGGCGGGGTATCCTGCAAGGAGTCCGGCCGCGGGTTGCCGGCCCGGCGGTGCGCGAACTGCGACACCACGTCGACGCCGCTCTGGCGGAACGGGCCGCGGGGACCCAAG TCGCTGTGCAACGCCTGCGGGATCCGGTACAAGAAGGAAGAGAggcgcgccgcggcggccgtcgcGCCGGCGCCGCAGGACAGCGGGGTCGGCGCGTACGCATGCGGTGGGTACGCGCGACAGCAGCATCCGCCGCAGTGGGGATGCTACGGCCCTGCCGCGGCGAAGCCGGCGTCTTACACAATGTACGGCGACGTCGTCGACGAGGCGGCGGACGGGCCCTGCCTGTCGTGGATGCTCAACGTGATGCCCTCCTCGCCGGCGTTTGCCGTCCGGGAGAGGCCCACCCTGTTCCAGTACTACTAG
- the LOC133884873 gene encoding sugar transporter ERD6-like 6: MTNSGNRGGGGGGGDYESGSDHEGGLQKPLLPNSGSWYRMGMGSRQSSLAGASSSSMAIIRESHVSAFLCTLIVALGPIQFGFTGGFSSPTQDAIIRDLNLSISEFSVFGSLSNVGAMVGAIASGQMAEYIGRKGSLMIAAIPNIIGWLAISFAKDSSFLYMGRLLEGFGVGIISYVVPVYIAEISPQNMRGALGAVNQLSITIGILLAYLLGMFVPWRLLAVIGMLPCTVLIPGLFFIPESPRWLAKMNMMDDCETSLQVLRGFDSDITAEANDIKRAVTSANKRTTIRFQELNQKKYRTPLILGIGLLVLQQLSGINGILFYASSIFKTAGLTNSDLATCALGAIQVMATGVTTSLLDRAGRRILLIISAAGMTLSLFAVAVVFFLKDNMSHDSSMYYILSMVSLVALVAYVVAFSFGMGAIPWIIMSEILPVSIKSLAGSFATLANWLTSFAITMTANLLLSWSAGGTFVSYMIVSAFTLVFVVIWVPETKGRTLEEIQWSFR, translated from the exons ATGACTAACAGCGGCAACaggggaggcggcggtgggggcGGCGACTACGAGAGCGGCAGCGACCACGAGGGCGGGCTGCAGAAGCCGCTGCTACCGAACTCCGGGAGCTGGTACCGGATGGGGATGGGTTCGCGGCAGTCCAGCCTTGCCggcgcctcctcgtcctccatGGCCATCATCCGCGAGTCCCACGTCTCCGCCTTCCTCTGCACCCTCATTGTGGCGCTCGGACCCATCCAGTTCGGGTTCACCGGTGGTTTCTCCTCCCCCACCCAGGACGCCATCATCCGGGACCTCAACCTCTCCATCTCCGAG TTCTCGGTGTTCGGCTCGCTGTCCAACGTGGGCGCCATGGTCGGGGCGATTGCCAGTGGGCAGATGGCTGAGTACATTGGCCGCAAAGGG TCATTGATGATTGCTGCGATCCCAAACATCATTGGTTGGCTTGCGATCTCATTTGCGAAA GACTCTTCATTTCTGTATATGGGACGATTGCTTGAAGGATTTGGTGTTGGTATCATATCCTATGTG GTACCAGTATACATAGCAGAGATATCTCCTCAGAATATGAGAGGAGCTCTTGGTGCTGTGAACCAG TTGTCTATAACCATTGGTATCTTGTTGGCCTATTTGCTCGGCATGTTTGTTCCTTGGAGGCTGCTTGCAGTGATAG GAATGTTGCCCTGCACAGTGTTGATACCTGGACTATTCTTCATTCCAGAATCTCCAAGATGGCTG GCAAAGATGAACATGATGGATGATTGTGAGACTTCTCTACAAGTTCTGAGGGGTTTCGACTCTGACATTACTGCTGAAGCCAATGATATAAAG AGAGCAGTAACATCAGCAAACAAACGGACTACAATACGTTTTCAAGagttaaaccaaaagaaatACCGCACACCCCTAATT CTTGGTATTGGCCTACTTGTATTGCAACAGCTTAGTGGAATTAACGGTATACTTTTTTATGCAAGTAGCATCTTCAAAACTGCAG GGCTCACAAACAGTGACTTGGCCACATGTGCACTTGGAGCTATTCAG GTTATGGCCACTGGAGTTACAACCTCGTTGTTAGACAGAGCTGGCCGGCGGATCCTCCTTATT ATTTCTGCTGCTGGGATGACTCTAAGCCTTTTTGCAGTTGCTGTTGTATTTTTTCTCAAG GATAATAtgtcacatgattctagcatgtACTACATCTTAAGTATGGTATCCTTGGTTGCTCTCGTG GCTTATGTCGTTGCCTTCTCTTTTGGTATGGGTGCCATTCCATGGATCATAATGTCTGAG ATCCTCCCGGTTAGCATCAAGAGTCTCGCAGGAAGCTTCGCAACACTTGCCAACTGGCTTACATCCTTTGCCATAACAATGACAGCAAATTTGCTGCTCAGCTGGAGTGCTGGAG GAACTTTTGTCTCCTACATGATTGTGAGCGCCTTCACTCTCGTGTTCGTCGTCATTTGGGTGCCAGAGACGAAGGGAAGAACTCTCGAGGAGATACAATGGTCATTTCGCTGA